The following coding sequences are from one Mesorhizobium onobrychidis window:
- the maiA gene encoding maleylacetoacetate isomerase, with translation MSDLVLHNYYRSSTSHRVRIALEMKGMTYQYVPHHLRHGEHLEPAYLSVNPQGLVPALILGDGTLLTQSLAIIEFLDETRPEPPLLPQDARGRARVRMLAQMIACDIHPVNNLRVLTSLRTLFGAGDEDVANWFRHWVNEGFQPLEKILASSAETGTFCHGDTPGLADICLVAQVTSNARFGVDMTPYPTIKRIHAACMALPAFQKAAPENQIDVE, from the coding sequence ATGAGCGACCTCGTCCTTCATAACTACTACCGCTCCTCCACCTCCCACCGGGTGCGGATCGCGCTGGAGATGAAGGGCATGACCTACCAATACGTGCCGCATCATCTGCGCCACGGCGAGCATCTGGAGCCCGCCTATCTCTCGGTCAATCCGCAAGGACTGGTGCCGGCACTGATCCTGGGCGACGGCACGCTACTGACCCAATCGCTGGCGATCATCGAATTTCTCGACGAGACCAGGCCCGAACCGCCACTTTTACCGCAGGACGCGCGTGGCCGGGCTCGAGTCAGGATGCTGGCGCAGATGATCGCCTGCGACATTCATCCGGTGAACAATCTGCGCGTGCTGACCTCGCTGCGCACGCTGTTCGGCGCCGGCGACGAGGATGTCGCCAACTGGTTCCGGCACTGGGTGAACGAAGGGTTCCAGCCGCTTGAAAAGATTCTGGCTTCCTCGGCCGAAACCGGGACATTCTGCCATGGCGACACACCGGGGCTGGCCGACATCTGCCTGGTCGCTCAGGTCACCAGCAATGCCCGTTTCGGCGTCGACATGACGCCTTACCCGACGATCAAACGCATCCACGCCGCCTGCATGGCGCTGCCGGCCTTCCAAAAGGCCGCACCCGAGAACCAGATCGATGTCGAATAG
- a CDS encoding response regulator, protein MTAVNDSARFLIIDDHPLFREALHSAVQMAYPDVDTVEARSITEAFELLADAKPFDLALLDLSMPDVHGFDGLLQLRTRYPRLPVVIVSGHEEPKIISEALSYGAAGFIPKSARKSDLAAAIRSVMEGAIYVPETYEGQPPDADSTDRAEMVQRLAKLTPQQLRVLQMLRQGLLNKQIAYELQVGETTVKAHVSEILRKLNVYSRTQAVIEVSKLDSAELFRGQAGF, encoded by the coding sequence ATGACCGCAGTCAACGATAGCGCCCGGTTTCTGATCATCGACGATCACCCGCTGTTTCGCGAGGCGCTGCACAGCGCTGTGCAAATGGCCTATCCGGACGTCGATACTGTCGAGGCGCGTTCGATCACCGAGGCGTTTGAGCTTCTGGCAGATGCGAAGCCATTCGATCTCGCGCTGCTCGACCTCAGCATGCCTGATGTGCATGGCTTCGACGGGCTGCTGCAACTTCGGACCCGCTATCCGCGCCTGCCGGTGGTCATCGTTTCGGGGCATGAGGAGCCGAAGATCATTTCTGAGGCGCTGTCCTATGGTGCGGCCGGCTTCATCCCGAAATCGGCGCGCAAGAGCGATCTGGCCGCCGCCATCCGCTCGGTGATGGAAGGTGCGATCTACGTGCCCGAAACCTATGAAGGGCAGCCGCCGGACGCCGACAGCACCGACCGCGCCGAGATGGTGCAGCGCCTTGCCAAACTGACGCCGCAGCAACTACGGGTGCTGCAGATGCTGCGCCAGGGCTTGCTCAACAAGCAGATCGCCTACGAGCTGCAGGTCGGCGAAACCACTGTCAAGGCGCATGTCTCCGAGATCCTGCGCAAGCTCAACGTCTACAGCCGGACGCAAGCCGTCATCGAGGTTTCGAAGCTCGACAGTGCCGAGCTGTTTCGCGGCCAGGCGGGGTTTTAG